The sequence GTATATAACAAAAAGCCCCAAAATTTTCACTTCGACAGAAATACATATTAGGCATATTTAATTATCAGCTGTTACGTTTATTTAGCTCTACTTTATAAAGGAACAGAAAACACATAGAAAATAGTACAGATCATTCAATTTCATGAAATGGTTGTTTTTTCTCCAAACCACCTGTTAGTAAGAAACGAAAGACGTAATAATTAAAACGTATTAATCAATTAGCTTTTAGATTAATCTGATTATTAAACTTTGTTTAGTCTCGACACCAAATGTAATGGGGTTTTGACGTTCTAAAAGGAATTCTCTCTGTCATCTCTTTTCTTTGAAACACTCTTATCATTTTTATCAAATGAAAAAACCGAAGCGGTCAAAACCCCAGCCCTTGCCTGAAGACCCTCGTCAGCCTTTGCCTGAAGCGGTCAATGCCCAATTCCAATCTGGAGAAGTTAGAAGAATCAGAGTTTCCAGCCCTTGGATGCCACCTGTTTGCCAACATTGTAAGGAGATTGGGCATAGCATTAAACACTGCAGGGCGGCTCCTATCCTATGCTCCATCTGTAGTTCTCGAACTCACCAGCCTGAGAGCTGCCCGAAGGCTACACAAAAGGACCCAAAGAAATCAGAATCAAGAAGGTCAAGAGCTAGAAGTAGAGAAGGGGTTCCACCACCTCCAGTAGCAACCCTTGACTCTTATACGGCTACCATTATCAAATTCTCTGACTCAACCTTGACAAAGGAGAAGCTGATCGAAAAAGAGCAGTGCAGCGGCAGCAATGATAACCCGAGTAAAGCTGAGGAAGATAAGAGGGCTACATCTGACTCAGACATTAAATCGGTGGAGATAATCACGGACTCCTCTGATGTGGATACGGATGAAGCGGACCTTGAGAGGAGTCGCACTGAGAAGGCAGTAGCCTTCACAAAAGTCGAatcaaggaaaaagaaaaagaagaagaagagcaaacGGGGCAAGGGCTCCAACTCTCCATAATTTTTATGTGTACAAACCTTTTTTGCTGGAATGTCCGAGGCTTCAATATATCAAGCCATCGGCGCGGATTTAAATATTGGTTAAGGAATAATAAAAACCTTTTTGGTGGGATCATAGAGACCCATGTGAAGCAGAATAAGTCCCAGAAGTTCATTAATCAGGTTCTTCCAGGATGGCTTTACGAGGATAATTATGAGTTCTCGGATTTAGGAAAGATTTGGGTGGTTTGGCACCCAAGCGTGAAAGTAAATATCATCAAGAAGTCACTTCAGTTGATTACTTGCGAAGTCCTGCTACCGGATGCCCCTAACTGGATACTCGTCTCGGTAGTTTATGCTTCAAATACGGTTGATCTTAGGAAAGACCTTTGGCAAGAGATAAGAGATACTTCCGACTTCTGCCCAACAGCTGATACTCCTTGGATGGTCATGGGTGACTTCAACCAGACCAGACATCCCAGGGAACATTCAAATCTGAGAACTGAGAATGTGGATAGGAAAACCCGGGAGTTCAGAGATTGCCTGCTTCATGCTGGTCTTGATGATCTGAATTATCGTGGCAGCCTCTTCACCTGGTGGAACAAGAACCCGCTAAGTCCGGTGGCAAAGAAGCTTGATCGGATATTGGTAAACTTACAGTGGGCCTCTTCCTTTCCTTCTTCATATGCAAAGTTCGGAGACAGAGACTTTTCTGACCATGCCTCATGTGGAGTGGTGCTCCAGTTAGATTCAGTTGCAAGGAAAGCCCCTTTCAAGTTCTATAATTTTCTCCTACAAAACGAGGATTTCCACTCAATGATCTGCTACAACTGGTTCTCAATGAATGTGGTAGGGTCTGCAATGTTTAGGGTAGCAAGGAAGCTGAAGCTGCTAAAAAAGGAAATCAGAGCCTTCAGTAGATCAAACTACTCGGGCATTGAACAGAGGGTCAAGGAAGCTCACCAGATCCTAGTTCATCATCAGTCGGAAATGCTCTCAAGCCCTACTATGGCTAATGCAGCCCTGGAACTTGAAGCTCAAAGGAAATGGATGGTGCTAGTAAGCGCAGAGGAAAAGTTCTTCTTACAGAGATCTCGTGTCCTATGCCTTGCTAGTGGAGATAGAAACACCGCTTATTTTCACCAGATGATGAGCATGCGCAAAGCCATAAATCACATTCACTATCTTGATGCGCCCAATGGTGAGAGATTTGATACGCAAGCAGGGGTGATGGAGCACTGTGTAGACTACTTCTCTACTCTGCTAGGAGGCACGGAAGAGCAACAAATGTTTACTCAGGCTGACATGAGCTTGCTTCTGCCCCTAAAATGCAGTGAAGACCGGAAAGCTGAGATGGTAAAGCCTTTCTCAAGAACAGAAATCAGGGACACTTTCTTCGCTCTTCCCCGAAATAAAACCTCAGGCCCAGATGGCTACTCTGCTGAGTTCTTTTGCGGTTGTTGGGACATAGTGGGACCGGAAGTGTGTGAAGCAATTGAAGAATTTTTCATCTCTGGTTCTATGCTTAAGCAATGGAATGCAACGACGCTTGTTCTTATTCCAAAAATCACCAATGCTTCATCAACCACTGACTTTCGCCCAATATCATGCCTCAACACGATTTACAAGGTGATATCCAAGCTCCTTGCTTCAAGGCTTCTCCCGGTTTTAATGCAGGTCATCTCTCCAGCCCAGTCAGCGTTCATGCCTGGTAGGCTATTGGGTGAAAATGTTCTACTTGCTACTGACCTTGTCCAAGGGTACAGTCGGAGCACAAGTGAACCTAAAGCTATGCTGAAGGTCGATATTCGCAAAGCTTTTGATTCAGTCAGATGGGATTTTATCATAGCGGCACTGCGAGCTTTGGACGTCCCgcaaaatttcatatactgGATCTCTGAGTGCATCTGCACGCCCTCATTCACGGTTGCAGTAAATGGCAGTACTAGCGGAAACTTCAGTAGCTCAAGGGGCTTGAGACAGGGTGACCCGCTGTCTCCTTACTTGTTTGTCCTATCCATGGAAATCTTTTCATCTCTACTACAGTCCAGATTTGAAGCAGGATACATTCACTACCACCCGAGGACTGCAGAACTTAAGGTTACGCATCTGATGTTTGCAGATGATGTCATGATTTTTTTCGATGGTGGTAGTTCGTCCCTTCACGGTGTCAGCGAAGCTCTTGATGACTTTGCTTCATGGTCAGGGTTAAAGATAAATACTGCGAAGACTCAACTGTTCTGTGCAGGTGTGGACCAAACTGAATCAAATGCTATGATAGGATACGGTTTCTCACCTGGTTCCTTGCCCATTCGGTACCTAGGCCTGCCCCTGATGTCTCGAAAGCTTAAGATCTCCGAGTATGAACCGCTGCTTGATAACATCAGAAAGAGGCTCAGGTCTTGGTCAGTTCGCTCTCTCTCTTACGCTGGAAGAGCCCAACTCTTGGCTTCGGTCATCGCAGGCATGATAAATTTCTGGATTTCGTCTTTCATCTTGCCAAAAGGTTGTATCAAGAAAATTGAGTCCCTCTGCGCACGGTTCCTGTGGTCTGGTAATATAGATAGACAGGGGTACGCTAAAGTGTCTTGGCCAGCGGTTTGTCTCCCAAAATCGGAGGGGGGATTGGGGCTAAGGAGGCTATCTAGTTGGAACACAACCCTCTGCCTTCGGTACATCTGGTTGCTTTTCTCAGGCACGCCTTCGCTTTGGGCAACTTGGCATAGGTTCCATCACCTACAACAGTCAAGCTTCTGGGAAATTCATGTAACCGATTCAGACTCTTGGGTATGGAAATCTCTTCTTAAACTGCGTCCTCTTGCTGAAAGATTTATCATAAGTGATGTAGGGAATGGATTACAAACCCATTTTTGGTATGATTGCTGGACTCCTCTCGGTCCCCTTATCAAGTTGATAGGTGATGCTGGCCCGAGAGCGCTGCGGTTACCTCTCGACGCCCTTGTTGCTGATGCTTGTTCAGAAGACTCATGGAACCTGCCTGCTCCACGGTCTGATAATGAGGTCCTCCTACATGCGCATCTCACCACTAGACCCCCACCGGTCTTGACGTCAGTCCCTGATGTGCGGTACTGGCTGATCAATGGAGTAAAACTGAAGCAGTATTCGGCGTCCCAAACTTGGGAGCAATGCAGACCGAGAGAAGACACGAAGGACTGGTCAGAACTTGTATGGTTTAAGGGATGTGTTCCTAAACATGCCTTTCACATGTGGACTGCCCAATTGGATCGCATGCCAACTAGATCACGCTTGAACAGATGGGGTATCGCCACCACCTCAAATTGTCCGGTCTGTTTATTTGGTATGGAGACCCGTGATCACATCCTTCTTAACTGTGGTCACAGTGCCGAAATCTGGAGACACGTCTTCACAAGGCTGAGATCCTCTATCAACTGCTTCACAAACTGGACAGAGCTTCTCTCTTGGATCAAAGAGCCAGCTGAACCCAGTCTCAAAACACTGAAGAAGATTGTGACTCAAGCGACGCTCTACCAGGTCTGGCACCAAAGGAACAATATTGTTCACAACCAGTCCTTTTATCCAGCTGCAACGGTCTTTCGAATAATAGATCGAGAAGTGAGGAACATAATTCTAGGAAGGAGACGCAGGAGGAATTTCACTTCTCTCTTGTCAATTTGGCTTGCCTAATCAAATCTATTTTCCGGAAATTACTATTATTAGCGcttctttgtttttattcttttttgccTTAGAAGCGTTGTCTATAGGAATACAACTTTTGTAACATCCTCTTttcattttaatgatattaacattttagcaaaaaaaaaaaaaaaaaaaaaaaaaaaaccgaaacaCGAAATATTAGGGAGGAGCTTATAATTACTCCTCCCCTGTCCTGCAACAATTCTACTCTGCCACGCATATCTTCACTTGGAACTAAATCCAGACATGTGAAGATAAAGGAAACAATATTCAAGTGATCTACATAACAACAGATTGTTTCtctagataaataaaaacagaagcAAACGTTTTGTTCGAACTTTAAAATGAACAGTTTTTAACTCTTATTTTCACGCtttaatcaattaaataatTACAGAATCTATACAATTTGGAGAGAGCACAATCAAAGGAAGCATGGAGAATCACTTACTCTGGGTCAGTTTGTTTCTTCATCTGGATGAAGATCAGATGGATCATCCGCatgatttttagaaatttaggcttaatttgaatggagatggttcattcaaaatagtataatgtctattatgcctctaatataattcataaattacaaacctaaacataatatcatttttgtcacatacgaaaactgacaaaactacaaaacacgttttcccgcgaacctaaaaactattttttcacgccaaaaccccaaaaacgcattttcccgcaaaaattggaaaaacgtgttttccgtcaaaattgcaaaaaccgaaaaacgtgttttcatgcaaaaatcacaaaaaacatgtttacacgccaaaattgcaaaagtgtgttttcccgccaaaacaaaaaaaaatgtgttttcccgctaaaaccaaaaatctcgttttccagccaaaaccgaaaaatctcgtttttccgccaaaaacgaaaaatctcgttttacCGCCAAAAACGCAAAAAACATGTTCTCCCGCCAAAAACGTGTTtccccgccaaaactgcaaaaaacatgttttcccgcaaaatgtgtttttttccgctaaaaccgcaaaaacgcgttttcccgccaaaaccgcaaaaacgcttTTTCCGGCCAATAACGAAAGATCTCGTGTTCTtcccaaaaccgaaaaatataattttcccgtaaaaatcgcaaaaacgtattttcctccaaaaccacaaaaaacgcattttcctgccaaaaacgtgtttttccgccaaaactgcaaaaatgtgttttctagccaaaaccgaaaaatttgtattttcccgccaaaaccgaaaaatctcgttttcccgccagaacagaaaatcttgtttttccgccaaaactgaaaaatgtgttttctcgctaaaaccgaaaaatatttttttcccgtccaaaccgcaaaaagaaaactcgttaattttgaaataattctaatgtaaatatattaaactaaataattaaatgtaatatagttaaaattaatatcaaacatatgattaaatcacACAAgtgtattttggtaatttgtttactaaactcatttgaatggaaatgaaaataaagaaacaaacataagattcatttagatgattcatctagatgagctATGTAGATGGACAAACAAATaatcacaaaaatctgaatggatcatcttaatagatcatacaaatgaatcatttggatggagatgacaaatggtgaaacaaacGGCTCCtagatcatacaaatgaatcatttggatggagatgacaaatggtgaaacaaacagTCCCTCTATCGGCCACATTGATCAAAGTGATTGATAAATAGGTTTGCAACCGTTTATCATCCTTCCGGGATACAAATGGCCATACTCACGACACAGGATTAGCTGAATGGTTCGCTTCAAGATAGAGGCAATGCCGGAAAGTTTactatttcaatttttttttaatttaaactttCAATAGCAAGTAACATCCAttgtaaaaacaattttttttgttgaattaatttaacattctttcaaaaaataaaattacagaaTTGAACAATTTAAAGTATATTTATTTACGAACTTCCACATGTATATAGTCGCTAAGGAAAAATATAGATAGCTTTCTGTAAGATTCATAGGAGAGATCAACAACTGCCCAACCGGCCAATCTCAAGTCTTCGTTAGTTGCATCAAATCTTGATTTTCAAATCATGTAGACTTATTATATTAAGCAGCAACCAAAAGTAGCTTTAATGCaccttaataaatatattttgaaaagtatACAGTGACTTTTGATTAAATAAAGAGGAAGTTCAACGTAGACAGTCACCACCATTATCGCTTCCCAGggaaatattttaatcaaatcaTAGCAGACATTGCAATAttgcaaaattaaataaacctCTAAATAAACAAGTAATCAACTCAGCCAAAACTCAAAAacatacagaaaaaaaaacaggtaaacttgaaagagaaaaaaacgaATAACAAAATAATCCAGTAATGGGCCCTAAGAAACGATTTGGCCCATCTATCGCATCCAGTTTTAAATACCCAAACCCACCGGGTTCAATATCTTGACCCGTAACTGATCCACAGAGTCACACTTTATCTACAATCCAATCTCTTTCAAACCTCATCTTCCTCATCGCAGCAATGGCGTCTTCCTTCTCACTCACgagcttcatctcctccatctcTCCCTTCAAACCTCAAACCAAACCTACTCCTCCTCCTCCGAGCCTCGCTCTCCCTACTCCAACAGTCTCACACAACAGGCGGAATAAGAACGATCTCGCCATCGAGAAACCTCCTTCTTCCACCGCTTCGCTTTCCTCGGAGCTCGCTTCCGTGATATGTCCGTCGCTTGCGTACGCGAACACGCTCTTCTTCAGCAGCTCGGGGTACAACGTGCAGGTGTTTGTGGAGGATAACGAGTCTGAGGAGAGGCTGGTGAATCGTTTCAGAAGGGAAGTGATGAGAACCGGAGTTATACAGGAATGTAAGAGAAGGAGATACTTCGAGAACAAACAGGATGAGAAGAAGCGTAGGACTCGTGATGCTGCTAAGCGTAACAAGAAAAGGTTTTGTCTTAACCCTCCtgtcttattattatttgtaatcaaTTATTCCtgtaacttttaaccaataaaatttaattaatgaaattttacaatttaccattaattaatataataaaaaagtaaacaatgtaatttaaacaattttgttttatgaaacCTTGGAGAGAGTAGCTTTCAAGAATTGAAACGTGGAAGAGGGATTGAGTTTGTATTTGTGGTTTTGTTTGTCAGGCGTCCTTTTGCAAAGTTTACTCAAGAGACTAGAGAAGAAGCAGCAGCGGCAGCAACCAAGAGTAagaagaaggatgaagaagaagataactgGGAGATGCCTGATGGAGATGTACCTTCTTGAACACTCTTTCAGCATATAGATTTTCTTCCTTTTCGGTTATAAGTTGGTACATTGTAACTTCAGATGAGCATATAACTTGTTTTCGGTGATGAGTTCTTGTCAATGTTAAGACATCTATCTTTGTCTTCCAATGTTTCTATAATGACTTTGCAAATTGTTGATCTTAGCTTTAGGTGATGCATTTCATGATCAGGTATAGGTTACTTGCATTTTCAGCCCCTTCgattacatatttttttgtgcTTTGATGATTCTCCGCAGCTGTATGTTGTTGGTTTCTCTAGGAGAGGTAGATATGTTAGTTTTGCTTCTTAAGATGAACAGTTAGTGACATATACaatcacatattttattttcagaaagAAAAGGTCGCATTGATATTCGAAACGTTTTTGATCAAAAGGCACAACAATGATAATTTAAGTAGGGCTGGGTAAAATATCCAGACCCAAAGAATCGACCCAAAAATCATGGTTTCAAATCCGATCGGATTCATGATATATAACCGAATAGATCCTAAATTGCTATATCCATCGGTATCAGACTCAgtccgaaccgagaaccgaatgaATATCCAAAAggtaattatatatctaaaaatatttgttataattatacttataattattttaatagtttaaattaaaatcataaattaattaaattaaatatattccTCAGCTCAGATATCATTCATGTACTACGAACGCAGAATTCTAAGGCGGATTATCTAGCACGCAGTGTAAGGAtgcaaccgtctttcgtcgttcatatgAATCCGGAGCTCCCGGTGTGGTTAACAGAGTTAGTATGAATCTgtttaagttgatgacaaaaaaaatattagttatttttcaatattttgtgtattttcagataaaataaaatagttttggtAGAAATACTCGAACAAAACTGTATATAATATTAGGGATAAATGTCACATATCAGATAATGGAAGGGATCCTTagcaatatataagatggatGGGCCACTCCACTTAgaaccaattggttttaggttggaagtccatctagcttaacatggtatcagaaccCGATCCATGCAGTCCAATCCGATCCATTATCGATCCAACCCAAAGTCGGCCCATCAATCCTTGCCCGAACATTCTGAGATTGACGctcaaagagccatcatctcgagggggtgtattagggataaatgtctcacatcggatattggaagggatccttagcaatatataagatggatggaccactccacttatcaccaattggttttaggttggaaactcatctagcttaacatataatgaatatttttagttatttcttGGTACGTTTGGATAGTTTGGATACAAAATACCTGAACTAAATCGAGTAATATGATTATTTTGGGTATAAATATCCAAATCCGTTTCAGATATTTTATTCGTTTATTTTCAGGTTCCTAAATATCAGAGCCGAACCAATTTGGACTCGGAAGATCCGACTCGAATCCAccttaaaattttgtaatacCCATATGGAGTCTgattttaaaactcaaaaaaCTAATATCCGAAAAAACTGATATGTATCCAAATGGATACCCGAATGCCATGCTTAAATTTGGAGTGTATAGTTCTGCCTCTCAATAGAAAAACTCTTTAAGAACAGATTacatatggcatatagttttcATCTCACAGAAGCATGCATGATGGTTCAGAGTTCAGACTCAGATATTAAGTATCATCTCAACAGGCCCAATAAGATTCCATGGGCTGTAGTAAAACTCCTCTCGAGCTGAGTTATATTTAGGCACACTTTATGTGAGCTcccagtgatgatgatgattgctATCAGacctttaaaattattttctaatagCGTACCTAAAACTCCTTAAAATACTAGTAATATTTAACATAGTAATAGATAGTTTCCTCTTAAAAGCATGATTTGTTGTTAGATGAAAGCATACAGTTGTGAACAGGGAAATTAAATGAAAATCATACATTCACTAGTATAATTCAGTTTCTGACAATAAGACATAGGCACTAATGACTTTAAGCACTGACTTATATTTTATTCGTTAACAATCTCAAACGGTCGCGTGACAAATGTCACGACaacaaaaatatctgaaaatttggAACTTTGATCAAGTTTCAAGGTTAAGCTTAAGGTACATTTGATTGAATCGtacaatagatttttttttttcggtcaAAATCTTACAATAGATTATACTCTTATGTTTTCAGCTTTTTATCAACGAATCAAAAAAGGGACGTAAGCTAATGAATACGTGTTCTTTCAGCTAATATCGAATCTCCTATATAAAATTTCAACTTGTAGAGAAAGTAAGTGACTGATAGGAATCAATAGGCAGTGGGTGGAATTAACCAATAAAATGATATATTCTAATCAATGCACTATGATGTTTCACTAATTAATCTTTTGATTAGGTAAGAAGCAACCAATT is a genomic window of Brassica napus cultivar Da-Ae chromosome A2, Da-Ae, whole genome shotgun sequence containing:
- the BNAA02G28660D gene encoding 30S ribosomal protein S21, chloroplastic, whose product is MASSFSLTSFISSISPFKPQTKPTPPPPSLALPTPTVSHNRRNKNDLAIEKPPSSTASLSSELASVICPSLAYANTLFFSSSGYNVQVFVEDNESEERLVNRFRREVMRTGVIQECKRRRYFENKQDEKKRRTRDAAKRNKKRRPFAKFTQETREEAAAAATKSKKKDEEEDNWEMPDGDVPS